One genomic window of Oryctolagus cuniculus chromosome 11, mOryCun1.1, whole genome shotgun sequence includes the following:
- the LOC138844391 gene encoding lysozyme C-like, which translates to MKALLILGLLLLSTTVQGKIYERCELARTLKKLGLDGYKGVSLANWMCLTKWESGYNTQATNYNPGDKSTDYGIFQINSRYWCNDGKTPRAVNACHIPCSDLLKDDITQAVACAKRVVSDPQGIRAWVAWRNHCQSQDLTSYIQGCGV; encoded by the exons ATGAAGGCACTCCTGATCCTGGGGCTTCTCCTCCTTTCCACCACTGTCCAGGGCAAGATCTATGAAAGGTGTGAGTTGGCCAGAACTCTGAAAAAACTTGGATTGGATGGCTACAAGGGAGTCAGCTTGGCGAACT GGATGTGTTTGACCAAATGGGAGAGCGGTTATAACACGCAAGCTACAAACTACAACCCTGGAGACAAAAGCACCGATTATGGAATATTTCAGATCAATAGCCGCTACTGGTGTAACGATGGCAAAACCCCACGAGCAGTTAACGCCTGCCATATACCCTGCAGTG atttattgaAAGATGACATCACTCAAGCTGTAGCTTGTGCAAAGAGGGTCGTCAGCGATCCACAAGGCATCAGAGCATg GGTGGCGTGGAGAAATCATTGTCAAAGCCAAGATCTCACTTCGTATATTCAGGGCTGTGGAGTGTAA